In a single window of the Bacillus mycoides genome:
- a CDS encoding GTP pyrophosphokinase encodes MNRNWEEFLAPYHQAVAELKVKLKGMRTQFAMLTEHSPIEFVTGRVKSVASIIDKAEKRNVPLDRIREDMQDIAGLRMMCQFVDEIKPVVEYLRKRNDFDIVEERDYVTQKKDSGYRSYHVVISYPVQTIQGEKKVLVEIQIRTLAMNFWATIEHSLNYKYSGRFPEDIKIRLQRAAEAAFLLDEEMSSIRLEIQEAQKVFSRKQETKDSES; translated from the coding sequence ATGAATCGTAATTGGGAAGAATTTTTAGCACCGTATCACCAAGCGGTGGCGGAGCTGAAAGTGAAACTAAAAGGAATGCGTACTCAATTTGCAATGTTAACGGAGCATTCTCCAATTGAGTTTGTAACAGGAAGGGTAAAGTCGGTTGCAAGTATTATTGATAAAGCGGAGAAGAGAAATGTACCGCTAGACCGAATTAGAGAAGATATGCAGGACATCGCGGGCCTTCGAATGATGTGTCAATTCGTAGATGAGATTAAGCCTGTTGTAGAATATCTTCGAAAACGAAATGATTTTGACATTGTAGAAGAACGTGATTATGTAACGCAAAAGAAAGATAGCGGCTATCGCTCTTACCACGTTGTCATTAGTTATCCTGTTCAAACGATACAGGGGGAGAAAAAAGTGTTAGTTGAAATTCAAATTCGCACGTTAGCAATGAATTTTTGGGCAACGATTGAGCATTCTTTAAATTACAAATATAGTGGACGTTTTCCTGAAGATATTAAAATACGCTTACAACGTGCAGCGGAAGCGGCGTTTTTATTAGATGAAGAAATGTCTTCCATTCGTCTTGAAATTCAAGAAGCGCAAAAGGTCTTTTCACGAAAGCAGGAAACGAAAGATTCTGAATCATAA
- a CDS encoding NAD kinase has translation MKFTIMSKGDQSSDTLASTMKEYLLDFGFTMDEKEPDIVISVGGDGTLLYAFHRYYNRLDETAFVGVHTGHLGFYADWLPTEVEKLVIAIAKTPFQVVEYPLLEVIIRYVNGSKESQYLAMNEATVKSAEGTLVTEVEIRGEYFETFRGDGLCISTPSGSTAYNKALGGAIIHPSIEAIQIAEMASINNRVFRTVGSPLVLPKHHTCVLKPAAGMNMQITVDHLTMVHQDVKSIQYRVANEKVRFVRFRPFPFWKRVRDSFVADK, from the coding sequence ATGAAATTTACAATTATGTCAAAGGGAGATCAATCATCAGATACACTAGCAAGTACGATGAAAGAATACTTGTTAGATTTTGGGTTTACAATGGATGAAAAGGAACCTGATATTGTAATTTCTGTTGGGGGAGATGGAACGCTTTTATATGCATTCCATCGTTACTATAATCGATTAGATGAAACCGCATTTGTTGGTGTACATACAGGGCATTTAGGTTTCTATGCAGATTGGTTACCGACGGAAGTAGAGAAGTTGGTGATTGCAATCGCTAAAACACCGTTCCAAGTGGTTGAATATCCACTTTTAGAAGTGATTATTCGCTATGTGAATGGTAGTAAAGAGTCGCAGTATTTGGCGATGAATGAAGCGACTGTAAAAAGTGCAGAAGGTACATTAGTAACAGAAGTGGAAATACGCGGAGAGTATTTCGAAACGTTTCGCGGAGATGGTCTTTGTATTTCTACTCCTTCAGGAAGTACCGCGTATAATAAGGCGCTTGGCGGAGCAATTATTCACCCTTCTATTGAAGCGATTCAAATTGCAGAAATGGCATCTATCAACAATCGTGTATTTCGTACGGTAGGTTCGCCGCTCGTACTGCCGAAGCATCATACATGCGTTTTAAAGCCGGCTGCAGGAATGAACATGCAAATTACCGTGGATCATTTGACGATGGTTCATCAAGATGTGAAATCAATTCAGTATCGCGTTGCAAACGAGAAAGTACGATTTGTTCGTTTCCGTCCGTTCCCATTCTGGAAACGTGTTCGTGACTCGTTTGTTGCAGATAAATAG